Proteins from a single region of Candidatus Binatia bacterium:
- a CDS encoding phosphatidylethanolamine-binding protein: MQIWSNSFRNGERIPERCAFGKPDPKTHIALSENRNPHIAWSDLPAGTKSLVLICHDSDVPSRPDDVNKEGRTIPASLPRVDFYHWVLVDIPPTPASIAEGEFSSGVTPRGKKGPEAPRGTRQGLNDYTQWFSGDKDMEGEYFGYDGPCPPWNDELLHHYHFTLYATDLERCPVEGKFRAPDVLRAIEGHVLEKAEIVGTYSLNPAVR, from the coding sequence ATGCAGATCTGGAGCAATTCCTTCCGGAACGGGGAGCGTATCCCCGAGCGCTGCGCCTTCGGAAAGCCCGACCCGAAAACGCACATCGCGCTCAGCGAGAACCGAAACCCCCACATCGCCTGGTCGGACCTGCCGGCCGGGACGAAGTCCCTCGTGCTCATCTGCCACGACTCCGACGTGCCGAGCCGGCCCGACGACGTGAACAAGGAGGGACGGACGATTCCCGCGAGCCTCCCGCGGGTGGATTTCTACCACTGGGTGCTGGTCGACATTCCGCCCACGCCGGCTTCGATCGCCGAGGGAGAGTTCTCGAGCGGCGTCACCCCCCGCGGAAAGAAGGGGCCCGAGGCGCCGCGCGGGACGCGGCAGGGCCTCAACGACTACACGCAGTGGTTTTCGGGCGACAAGGACATGGAGGGCGAGTACTTCGGCTACGACGGCCCCTGCCCGCCGTGGAACGACGAGCTCCTCCACCACTACCACTTCACGCTCTACGCGACCGACCTCGAGCGCTGCCCCGTGGAAGGGAAGTTCCGGGCGCCCGACGTGCTCCGCGCCATCGAAGGCCACGTGCTCGAGAAGGCCGAGATCGTGGGGACCTACTCGCTCAACCCCGCCGTCCGGTGA
- a CDS encoding isocitrate dehydrogenase, whose translation MARHTAVLIPGDGIGPEVTAAVVRVLAAARAPIDWVERKAGLSALEAGLDVLPAETLEAIERHGVALKGPCTTPVGEGFTSVNVQLRKRLNLYAAVRPVRTLEGVPTRFGNVDLVIVRENTEGLYSGAENQVTEDVVISLKVATRPACLRIARWAFRYAVQRGRRKVTVFHKANIMKLTDGLFLRCAREIHEREYPQVAYEEVIIDAGCMRLVQDPGQFDVLLLENLYGDVVSDLCAGLVGGLGVVPGANLGESHAVFEAVHGSAPNIAGKGIANPLALLMSAVMMLNHLAESRSDAECAETARRIKAAYDRALREGKKTPDLGGTLGTEEFADAVIERLSG comes from the coding sequence ATGGCCCGCCACACGGCCGTCCTGATCCCCGGCGACGGCATCGGCCCCGAGGTGACGGCCGCCGTCGTGCGCGTGCTCGCGGCCGCCCGGGCGCCCATCGACTGGGTGGAAAGGAAGGCCGGGCTTTCGGCGCTCGAGGCGGGGCTCGACGTCCTTCCGGCGGAGACTCTCGAGGCCATCGAGCGGCACGGCGTGGCGCTCAAGGGACCCTGCACCACTCCCGTGGGCGAGGGCTTCACCTCGGTCAACGTGCAGCTCCGGAAGCGCCTCAACCTCTACGCCGCCGTTCGCCCCGTGCGCACGCTCGAAGGGGTCCCCACACGCTTCGGCAACGTCGACCTGGTCATCGTCCGCGAGAACACGGAGGGCCTCTACAGCGGCGCGGAAAACCAGGTGACCGAGGACGTCGTCATCTCGCTCAAAGTGGCGACGCGGCCCGCGTGTCTCCGCATCGCGCGCTGGGCGTTCCGCTACGCCGTGCAGCGCGGGCGCCGCAAGGTCACGGTCTTCCACAAGGCCAACATCATGAAGCTCACCGACGGCCTCTTTCTGCGCTGCGCCCGCGAGATCCACGAGCGCGAGTACCCGCAGGTCGCGTACGAGGAAGTCATCATCGACGCGGGCTGCATGAGGCTCGTGCAGGACCCGGGGCAGTTCGACGTGCTGCTCCTCGAGAACCTCTACGGCGACGTCGTGAGCGACCTCTGCGCCGGGCTCGTGGGCGGGCTCGGCGTCGTTCCGGGCGCGAACCTGGGCGAGAGCCACGCCGTCTTCGAGGCCGTCCACGGCTCGGCGCCCAACATCGCCGGGAAGGGGATCGCCAACCCGCTCGCGCTGCTGATGTCGGCCGTCATGATGCTGAACCACCTGGCCGAATCGCGAAGCGATGCGGAGTGCGCCGAGACGGCCCGCCGCATCAAGGCCGCCTACGACCGGGCGCTCCGCGAGGGGAAGAAAACCCCCGACCTCGGCGGGACGCTCGGCACCGAGGAGTTCGCCGACGCCGTGATCGAGCGGCTTTCGGGGTGA
- a CDS encoding O-methyltransferase, translating into MADPARELAPEALVDTLFSFLRTGVVKAAVELDLFTHVARGASTLGEIARAAGAPERGVRILLDVLASQGFVTKEGDRYSLPPLVEMLLSRDSAHYAGDFSRITANPLIWQGVGNLAEIVRQGRPPDSTVDVEEHPFWREFAEASERASELPASGVAGLVAAEGLAPRSILDVACGSGVYGFSLLEKFPEARLTSLDWPGVLERAKAVAERRGLSERVEWLPGSAFEVEIPGGRYDLVVASHFYHHFSFERNVELSRRLRDALAPGGTLLVHDWVADDARVDRAPAILFSVVMLASTSEGDVFTEGEYRRMLEAAGFSSVVFREVPITRTHVIFARKD; encoded by the coding sequence ATGGCGGATCCCGCGCGGGAACTCGCCCCCGAGGCGCTGGTCGACACGCTCTTTTCCTTCCTGCGCACGGGCGTCGTGAAGGCGGCCGTCGAGCTCGATCTCTTCACGCACGTCGCCCGCGGTGCTTCGACGCTCGGAGAGATCGCGCGCGCCGCGGGTGCCCCCGAGCGCGGCGTCCGCATTCTGCTCGACGTCCTGGCCTCGCAGGGCTTCGTCACGAAGGAAGGCGACCGCTACAGCCTGCCGCCGCTCGTCGAGATGCTTCTTTCCCGGGACTCGGCGCACTACGCGGGCGATTTCTCCCGCATCACGGCAAACCCGCTCATCTGGCAGGGCGTCGGGAACCTGGCGGAGATCGTGCGGCAGGGAAGGCCGCCGGATTCCACGGTGGACGTCGAAGAGCACCCCTTCTGGCGGGAGTTCGCGGAAGCCTCCGAGCGCGCCTCGGAGCTTCCGGCCTCGGGCGTGGCGGGACTCGTCGCGGCCGAGGGGCTCGCGCCCCGGTCGATCCTGGACGTGGCCTGCGGATCGGGCGTCTACGGTTTCTCGCTCCTCGAGAAATTTCCCGAGGCGCGCCTCACCTCGCTCGACTGGCCGGGCGTGCTCGAGCGCGCAAAGGCCGTGGCCGAAAGGCGCGGGCTTTCGGAGCGCGTCGAGTGGCTGCCGGGGAGCGCCTTCGAGGTCGAGATTCCCGGAGGGCGCTACGACCTCGTCGTGGCAAGCCACTTCTACCATCACTTCTCCTTCGAGCGGAACGTGGAGCTCTCGCGCCGGCTCCGCGACGCTCTCGCGCCCGGGGGCACCCTTCTCGTCCACGACTGGGTCGCCGACGACGCGAGAGTGGACCGTGCCCCCGCGATCCTTTTCTCCGTCGTGATGCTCGCTTCCACCTCCGAGGGCGACGTCTTCACCGAGGGCGAGTACCGCCGCATGCTCGAGGCGGCGGGCTTTTCGAGCGTCGTCTTCCGCGAGGTGCCGATCACCCGCACGCACGTGATCTTCGCCCGCAAGGACTGA
- a CDS encoding HicB family protein, protein MRGSVQLTAIIEREGDGYVALCPELDIASQGASVEEARSNLREAVELFFETADPSEVDRRLHTEVYVTRLDVSRG, encoded by the coding sequence ATGCGGGGTAGCGTGCAGCTCACGGCGATCATCGAACGCGAAGGTGATGGGTACGTAGCGCTCTGCCCGGAGCTGGACATTGCGAGCCAGGGAGCGAGCGTAGAGGAGGCACGCTCGAACTTGCGGGAAGCAGTAGAACTTTTCTTCGAGACGGCCGACCCCTCGGAAGTGGACCGACGCCTTCATACCGAGGTGTACGTAACACGGTTGGACGTATCGCGTGGCTAA